From Paenibacillus sp. V4I7, one genomic window encodes:
- the msrB gene encoding peptide-methionine (R)-S-oxide reductase MsrB produces the protein MVDNAQQGNYEKATFAGGCFWCMVTPFEELPGIISVVSGYIGGHTSNPTYKEVCSETTGHAEAVQITFDPELYPYDKLLDTFWRQIDPTDAGGQFHDRGSSYRTGIFAHSDQQKEKAEASKQALQDSGRFDRPIVTEIVRIDAEAFYPGEDYHQDYHHKNPQHYKAYRKGSGRDSYIEKYWNTAKDKEERKQKLTPLQFEVTQNNGTERPFENEFWDSHEKGLYVDIVSGEPLFSSYDKFDSGCGWPSFTKPVFEGSVKEKADHSHFMVRTEVRSHEADSHLGHVFNDGPGPNGLRYCINSAALRFIPLADLEKEGYGAYLRFFEEK, from the coding sequence ATGGTTGATAACGCTCAACAAGGTAATTATGAAAAGGCAACTTTTGCTGGTGGATGTTTCTGGTGTATGGTTACACCATTTGAGGAACTGCCAGGTATTATATCCGTAGTGTCAGGTTACATTGGCGGTCACACAAGTAATCCGACTTACAAAGAAGTATGCTCGGAGACAACAGGACATGCAGAAGCCGTTCAAATTACATTTGACCCTGAACTATATCCTTATGATAAATTGCTTGATACATTTTGGCGCCAGATTGATCCCACGGATGCAGGAGGTCAGTTCCATGACCGCGGATCGTCTTACCGGACTGGCATTTTTGCCCATAGTGACCAGCAAAAAGAGAAAGCGGAAGCTTCCAAGCAAGCACTTCAGGATAGCGGTCGCTTCGATCGGCCTATCGTGACGGAGATTGTTCGGATTGATGCTGAAGCCTTTTATCCTGGGGAAGATTATCATCAGGACTATCATCACAAAAATCCGCAGCATTACAAGGCCTACCGCAAAGGATCAGGACGTGATTCCTATATTGAGAAGTATTGGAACACAGCCAAGGATAAAGAAGAACGTAAGCAAAAATTAACACCGCTTCAATTTGAAGTAACGCAAAATAATGGGACAGAGCGGCCATTTGAGAATGAGTTCTGGGACTCTCATGAGAAGGGTCTGTATGTGGACATCGTTTCGGGTGAGCCATTATTCAGCTCCTACGACAAATTTGATTCGGGCTGTGGCTGGCCTAGTTTCACGAAACCGGTATTCGAAGGTAGTGTGAAAGAGAAAGCTGATCATAGTCATTTCATGGTACGTACAGAGGTGCGAAGCCACGAGGCAGATTCCCATCTAGGTCACGTGTTTAATGATGGCCCAGGGCCAAATGGTCTCAGATACTGCATTAATTCAGCTGCGCTTCGGTTTATTCCGTTGGCAGATCTGGAAAAGGAAGGCTATGGCGCTTATCTTCGTTTTTTTGAGGAGAAGTAA
- a CDS encoding cation diffusion facilitator family transporter → MNNDNKSSFWAIWISLISNIILTIMKIVIGLLFHSEVLLADGVHNAGDIIATIAALSAMQISKLPADEDHPYGHGKAEVLGSGFVAFILALAAIYIAYHSTAAFFHDPLKPSLIAFIAAAVSMVWKYALYVYTLRIGSRTNSKGLIATAKDHLADVYASLAAVIGIGMAFVGKTYNIHWLSYGDAAAGIIVSLLVLKLAVEMGKEAFDVLMEKTVDQQKLHQYTQLIQAIPQVKRIDRIRAREHGHYILVDARVAIPGELTIQQGHDISRAIKKSIMEQHGDVDEVLIHLNPWYKE, encoded by the coding sequence ATGAACAACGACAACAAATCATCTTTTTGGGCGATTTGGATATCCCTAATCAGCAACATCATACTTACCATAATGAAAATCGTAATCGGATTGCTGTTTCATAGTGAGGTTTTATTAGCTGATGGGGTTCATAACGCAGGTGATATTATCGCTACGATCGCAGCACTTAGCGCGATGCAAATTTCCAAGCTTCCAGCCGATGAAGACCATCCCTATGGCCATGGCAAAGCTGAGGTGTTAGGTTCTGGATTTGTAGCTTTTATCCTTGCGCTAGCAGCCATTTATATTGCTTATCATTCGACTGCCGCATTTTTCCACGACCCCCTAAAACCAAGCTTAATTGCCTTTATTGCAGCAGCAGTCTCTATGGTTTGGAAATACGCCCTCTATGTTTACACGTTGCGGATTGGCAGCAGAACGAACAGTAAGGGGCTGATTGCTACAGCCAAGGATCACTTGGCCGACGTTTACGCCTCATTAGCGGCAGTTATTGGAATTGGAATGGCCTTTGTTGGTAAAACTTATAACATTCACTGGTTATCCTACGGAGATGCAGCGGCGGGAATTATCGTTTCATTATTGGTTTTGAAATTAGCTGTGGAAATGGGCAAGGAAGCCTTTGATGTTCTGATGGAGAAAACAGTGGATCAACAAAAGCTGCACCAGTATACGCAGTTAATCCAAGCGATTCCACAGGTAAAACGAATTGATCGTATTCGCGCAAGGGAACACGGTCATTACATTTTAGTGGATGCCAGAGTTGCGATTCCTGGTGAGCTTACGATCCAACAAGGTCATGATATCTCCCGTGCTATCAAGAAATCCATTATGGAACAGCATGGTGACGTAGATGAAGTCCTTATCCATTTGAACCCTTGGTACAAAGAATGA
- a CDS encoding serine/threonine protein kinase codes for MLKPWMIEIEHQLLPNLELYSKQPYDPIIVHYIPKPWKIVGSGNYAAVLAHPNYPEVVVKVYAPGRPGIEEEKEVYRRLGKHPAFSECLHAGDNYLVLRRLTGVTLYKCLHRGLPIPRQVITDIDEALAYAVSRGLNPHDVHGKNVMMKDGRGLVVDVSDFMKSEYCPMWDDLKNAYDRFYYPWVRKMPIPGFALNVVRRSYRKWKKYRRKSK; via the coding sequence ATGTTAAAGCCTTGGATGATTGAAATAGAACACCAATTGCTCCCGAATTTGGAGCTTTACAGTAAGCAACCTTACGATCCAATTATTGTCCACTATATACCTAAGCCATGGAAGATAGTTGGTTCAGGTAATTATGCAGCAGTACTTGCGCATCCGAATTACCCTGAGGTCGTCGTTAAAGTGTATGCACCAGGCAGACCAGGGATTGAGGAGGAAAAGGAAGTATACAGACGTCTAGGGAAACATCCCGCATTTTCAGAATGCTTGCATGCAGGGGATAATTATTTGGTATTGCGCCGTTTGACTGGAGTTACTTTATACAAATGCTTACATCGAGGGCTTCCAATTCCACGGCAAGTTATTACAGACATAGATGAAGCACTCGCTTACGCAGTTAGCAGGGGCCTAAATCCACATGACGTACATGGGAAAAATGTGATGATGAAGGATGGCAGAGGATTAGTAGTCGACGTATCTGACTTTATGAAAAGCGAATATTGTCCCATGTGGGACGATCTCAAAAATGCCTATGATCGTTTCTATTATCCGTGGGTACGGAAAATGCCCATTCCCGGCTTTGCTTTGAATGTTGTTCGGAGAAGCTATCGCAAATGGAAGAAATACCGCAGAAAGAGCAAATGA
- a CDS encoding HPr family phosphocarrier protein: MRVHEFEIHSDLQRGDLSIISAKSSHFISDITIDFELDQKHHIVDVKSLLGMLLVPIKAGTTLRLLTKGKDEEEAMHFMFDLFEPYRGD; the protein is encoded by the coding sequence ATGAGAGTACATGAATTTGAGATCCATTCCGATTTACAACGGGGCGATTTATCAATCATCTCTGCAAAGTCTTCTCATTTTATTTCGGACATTACGATAGATTTTGAGCTTGATCAAAAACACCACATTGTGGATGTGAAAAGCCTACTAGGCATGCTTCTAGTCCCGATCAAAGCTGGAACTACACTTCGTTTGCTCACCAAAGGCAAAGATGAGGAAGAGGCCATGCACTTTATGTTTGATTTGTTTGAGCCATACCGAGGGGATTAA
- a CDS encoding Gfo/Idh/MocA family protein, producing MSKYHIVVVGCGSMANVWVEYMLKREDSDIVALVDIKTEFAQAMADRHGLTCGVYNNLEQAIQDSGANLVLDITIPSSHFQVCGTALRQGCDVFGEKPMAATMAEARELVQLAERTGRSFSVMQNRRYDANIRALREIINAGTIGRVGYVGADFFLGPHFGGFREAMESPLILDMAIHTFDQARFITGADPVSVYCQEFNPPGSWYAGNASAICIYEMSDGTVFCYRGSWCAEGAPTSWEAAWRVTGEQGTALWDGSGAPYAEIVAGGDQAGKFIRDYTKVDADVNWPGHSGHAGCLDEMFVALEEGRLAETDCRDNIKSMAMVLGALESAKLGQKVDLRNYWN from the coding sequence ATGAGTAAGTATCACATCGTGGTCGTAGGATGCGGCAGCATGGCAAATGTATGGGTCGAGTATATGTTAAAACGTGAGGATAGCGACATTGTCGCGCTTGTTGATATTAAGACGGAATTCGCACAAGCCATGGCTGACCGCCATGGTCTTACCTGCGGCGTCTATAACAATCTGGAGCAAGCTATTCAGGATAGCGGTGCTAATCTGGTGCTGGACATCACGATTCCGTCCAGCCATTTCCAGGTGTGCGGCACAGCACTCCGGCAAGGATGTGACGTCTTCGGTGAGAAACCGATGGCCGCCACGATGGCGGAAGCGCGGGAGCTCGTGCAGCTGGCGGAGCGGACGGGAAGATCCTTCTCCGTCATGCAGAACCGCCGCTACGACGCGAACATCCGCGCACTGCGGGAGATCATTAACGCGGGCACGATCGGCCGCGTGGGTTATGTCGGCGCTGATTTTTTCTTGGGGCCGCATTTTGGGGGCTTTCGCGAAGCGATGGAAAGCCCGCTCATTCTAGACATGGCGATCCATACCTTCGATCAGGCTCGGTTTATTACTGGGGCAGACCCCGTTTCGGTGTACTGCCAGGAATTCAACCCGCCCGGCTCGTGGTACGCCGGGAATGCCTCTGCTATCTGCATCTATGAGATGTCAGACGGCACTGTGTTCTGTTACCGCGGCTCCTGGTGCGCGGAAGGGGCGCCGACCTCTTGGGAGGCGGCTTGGCGTGTGACCGGCGAGCAGGGCACCGCTCTGTGGGACGGTAGCGGCGCACCGTACGCCGAGATCGTCGCCGGCGGCGATCAAGCCGGCAAGTTCATCCGCGACTACACGAAAGTGGACGCGGATGTGAACTGGCCCGGCCACAGCGGCCACGCCGGCTGTCTGGACGAGATGTTCGTTGCGTTGGAAGAAGGCCGCCTCGCGGAGACAGACTGCCGCGACAATATCAAGAGCATGGCGATGGTTCTTGGCGCCCTCGAAAGCGCGAAGCTTGGCCAGAAGGTTGATCTGAGGAACTACTGGAACTAG
- a CDS encoding YitT family protein, with product MSNLSAGAQQARSQHQKLTRFKFLRRVLFMIIGSALFSVGLEIFLVPNNIIDGGVVGISIIVSHLTNIPIGIFLVLLNLPFLLLGYKQIGKTFALSTLFSVVLMSIGTTLLHPVEAITIDPLLAAVFGGIILGIGVGLVIRSGGSLDGTEIVAIVFSKKSPFSVGEIVMFFNFFILASAGFVFGWDHAMYSLIAYYIAFKMIDITIEGLDQSKAVWIISDESEKIGETITFRLGRGVTYLKGEGAFTGDEKKVIFSVITRLEEAKLKSILDELDPKAFLAIGNIHDVKGGRFKKKDIH from the coding sequence ATGTCAAACTTATCGGCAGGAGCACAACAAGCACGCTCCCAACATCAAAAACTAACGCGCTTTAAATTTTTGCGTAGAGTATTATTTATGATCATTGGATCTGCCTTATTTTCTGTTGGTTTGGAAATTTTCTTAGTCCCCAACAATATTATCGATGGCGGCGTAGTAGGGATTTCAATTATCGTCTCTCATTTGACTAACATACCAATCGGTATATTTCTCGTTCTATTGAATTTACCTTTCTTACTTCTAGGGTATAAGCAAATCGGCAAAACGTTTGCCTTATCGACATTGTTCTCCGTTGTCCTTATGTCTATTGGAACTACCCTACTTCATCCGGTAGAAGCAATAACCATAGATCCCTTGCTAGCCGCAGTTTTCGGTGGAATCATACTTGGTATCGGTGTAGGATTAGTCATTCGCTCGGGCGGTTCGCTCGATGGAACAGAAATTGTAGCCATTGTATTTAGTAAAAAGTCGCCATTCTCGGTCGGCGAAATCGTGATGTTTTTCAACTTTTTTATTCTCGCCAGCGCAGGTTTCGTGTTTGGTTGGGATCATGCGATGTACTCGCTCATTGCGTATTACATTGCCTTCAAAATGATTGATATCACCATCGAAGGCCTGGATCAATCCAAAGCCGTATGGATTATCAGCGATGAATCCGAAAAAATCGGGGAAACCATAACGTTCCGACTTGGCCGTGGCGTGACCTACCTGAAGGGCGAAGGCGCATTTACAGGGGATGAAAAAAAAGTGATATTCAGCGTCATCACTCGTCTAGAAGAAGCCAAGCTGAAATCCATCTTAGACGAATTGGATCCCAAAGCTTTCCTCGCCATAGGCAATATCCATGATGTAAAAGGCGGCAGATTTAAAAAGAAAGATATTCATTAA
- a CDS encoding class I SAM-dependent methyltransferase — protein sequence MSRDYNIYQDNAETYDLLISKQPNLAEVIHEIRPYEHLDVVDLGAGTGRLSMFLAAEANSLWCVDSSKAMLNVLEKKLTTLSSNSNWRTIVSDHRDLPIEDASKDLVVAGWSLCYLATPNNVDWENNLKQMMSEIRRILRPEGTVIILETLGTGFAEPTRYDYLAPYYHLLETEYGFEHTTLSTDYKFKDVNEAVQLTSYFFGEDFGNQVRANNWDVVPEYAGIWYKHFNY from the coding sequence ATGTCTCGAGATTATAACATTTATCAAGATAACGCAGAAACATATGATCTATTAATTAGTAAGCAACCCAATTTAGCAGAGGTGATTCATGAGATAAGGCCTTACGAGCATTTAGATGTGGTGGACTTAGGGGCAGGGACAGGAAGGCTTTCCATGTTTCTGGCCGCAGAAGCCAATTCGCTTTGGTGTGTGGATAGTTCCAAGGCCATGCTGAATGTGTTAGAAAAAAAGTTAACTACCTTATCTTCTAATAGTAACTGGCGAACGATTGTTTCCGACCATAGAGATCTGCCAATTGAGGACGCTAGTAAGGATCTCGTCGTAGCAGGGTGGAGCTTATGTTATCTTGCTACCCCGAATAATGTGGATTGGGAGAATAATTTGAAACAAATGATGTCTGAAATTAGACGCATTCTTAGACCAGAGGGTACGGTGATCATTCTGGAGACTTTGGGAACGGGGTTTGCGGAACCGACGAGATATGATTATTTGGCTCCCTATTATCATTTGTTAGAAACCGAATATGGATTTGAACACACCACGCTATCCACCGATTATAAGTTCAAAGATGTGAATGAGGCTGTACAGTTAACCTCGTATTTCTTTGGAGAGGATTTTGGCAATCAAGTAAGGGCAAATAATTGGGATGTGGTACCTGAGTACGCAGGCATTTGGTATAAGCATTTCAATTATTAG
- a CDS encoding NUDIX domain-containing protein — translation MIRICESRGIILRTPILYGSVHVLFYRNEEVLLLKRQNTGFQDGNWSVVAGRMDGGEEVIAAAIREAEEEAGVVIKPTDIEIIGVMHRKNTTSEWVDFFLNVHSWQGEITNKEPEKCEQLKWFHKKELPDNMVNYIRLALDKKQQGLWFESIGW, via the coding sequence ATGATAAGGATATGCGAATCAAGGGGGATCATTTTGAGAACACCTATTTTATATGGCTCCGTACACGTGTTATTTTATAGAAACGAAGAGGTTTTATTATTGAAAAGACAAAATACCGGGTTTCAAGACGGCAATTGGAGCGTTGTTGCAGGCAGGATGGATGGCGGCGAAGAGGTCATCGCAGCCGCAATAAGAGAAGCGGAAGAAGAAGCTGGGGTTGTCATCAAGCCCACAGATATTGAAATCATCGGTGTCATGCATCGCAAAAATACGACGTCGGAATGGGTGGACTTCTTTTTAAACGTACATAGCTGGCAGGGTGAGATTACGAATAAAGAGCCAGAGAAGTGCGAGCAATTGAAGTGGTTTCATAAGAAGGAGCTTCCAGATAATATGGTTAACTATATACGGCTTGCCTTAGATAAGAAACAACAGGGACTCTGGTTTGAAAGTATAGGATGGTGA
- a CDS encoding GNAT family N-acetyltransferase, with product MSSDKIDIRNIRVEEAKSYWVLRLEALQKHPDAFGAAYEESVLLSMEEVEKRIGQDSGNYILGAFTAEGQLIGTAGFKREQSLKLKHKAFIWGVYVSENYRGQGIAKQLMVEVIRRGKQLEGLKQVTLCVVTTNGAAIDLYRKLGFESYGVERNALEYEGQSYDEEMMVYMY from the coding sequence ATGAGTAGTGATAAAATCGACATCAGAAACATCCGGGTAGAAGAAGCCAAGAGTTATTGGGTGCTGCGGCTTGAGGCACTGCAAAAACACCCTGATGCGTTCGGTGCTGCATATGAAGAATCGGTCTTGCTGTCAATGGAAGAAGTGGAGAAACGAATTGGTCAAGACAGCGGTAATTATATATTGGGTGCTTTTACAGCTGAAGGTCAGCTTATCGGTACAGCAGGATTTAAACGAGAGCAAAGTCTAAAGCTGAAACATAAAGCCTTTATTTGGGGTGTATACGTATCAGAGAACTACCGCGGGCAGGGGATTGCGAAGCAATTAATGGTAGAAGTGATCCGTAGAGGGAAACAACTAGAAGGTTTGAAACAAGTGACACTTTGTGTGGTAACCACGAACGGAGCAGCTATTGACCTCTACCGGAAATTAGGCTTTGAGTCCTATGGTGTTGAACGTAATGCTTTGGAATATGAGGGTCAGAGCTATGATGAGGAAATGATGGTTTACATGTATTAG
- a CDS encoding YheC/YheD family protein, which translates to MRSVVGILLDRRTYLGIHRQQTGYERIDLYNKAAENLGMTPFYMCLQHISEKSALGLCYENKKYRLIRLPIPKVTHNRAMTLTPYLQNQLKLLSKSSIVFNGQNRHDKLRIHKLLTTNQSIREYLPESMAYSREQLVEAMERFSSLYVKPTNSSIGKGVIKVTQKENEDWQLCWSNNEPKMLNEKKAQAFIHEKVGTQSYLIQQAISLATYHGRPYDLRISAQRGDKGKWQITGIAGKVAASGRHVTNLAKGGEARRCEELFRASGFDPYRMKAAVEQVSLMIVENLSERIPAIADVGLDIGVDDYGRIKLIEVNGRDQRYEFKQLKMHQIFNNTYETPLRYAKFLLNR; encoded by the coding sequence GTGCGCAGTGTGGTTGGAATTCTTCTAGATCGAAGAACTTATTTAGGCATTCACAGGCAGCAGACCGGATATGAGCGAATCGATCTTTACAATAAAGCAGCTGAAAATCTCGGAATGACGCCTTTCTATATGTGCCTTCAGCATATTAGTGAGAAGTCAGCTCTAGGTTTATGCTACGAGAATAAAAAGTATCGACTTATTAGGCTTCCTATTCCTAAAGTCACTCATAACCGTGCGATGACGCTTACACCGTATTTGCAAAATCAATTAAAGCTTCTTTCCAAATCAAGTATTGTATTCAATGGGCAAAATCGCCATGATAAACTTCGTATTCACAAGCTACTAACGACAAACCAATCAATTCGAGAGTATCTTCCTGAATCTATGGCCTACTCACGAGAACAACTGGTAGAAGCTATGGAAAGATTTTCATCTCTTTACGTCAAACCAACGAATAGCAGCATTGGTAAAGGGGTGATTAAAGTCACTCAGAAGGAAAACGAGGATTGGCAGCTTTGTTGGAGTAATAACGAACCGAAAATGCTAAATGAAAAGAAAGCCCAAGCTTTTATTCATGAAAAGGTTGGAACACAAAGCTATCTCATCCAACAAGCAATATCATTGGCAACGTATCATGGTCGACCGTATGATTTAAGGATTTCTGCTCAGCGCGGGGATAAAGGGAAGTGGCAGATAACAGGAATTGCAGGCAAAGTTGCTGCATCAGGTAGACATGTTACGAATCTGGCTAAAGGCGGAGAAGCTAGGCGATGTGAAGAATTATTTCGGGCTAGCGGTTTTGATCCATACCGAATGAAGGCTGCTGTTGAGCAAGTTTCTCTGATGATAGTTGAAAACCTGAGTGAGCGAATCCCAGCCATAGCCGATGTCGGATTGGATATTGGCGTTGACGATTATGGGCGAATTAAGCTTATTGAAGTGAATGGAAGAGATCAAAGGTATGAGTTCAAGCAATTGAAAATGCATCAGATTTTTAATAATACGTATGAGACACCATTACGATATGCTAAGTTTCTATTAAACCGATGA
- a CDS encoding phosphatase PAP2 family protein — MIPKLKITFVLILCILSLICFSLVATLIQGQQIAQFDHHMITLIQGMESPGLTLLMKVITSIGSTSIVVTLALSAILFLYFVLHHRYELIFFISIVAGTAIINHILKLYFVRQRPDLHRLIQETGYSFPSGHSMEAFALYASLAFLLWRHLSTRIGRSIVIILCVVMIILIGMSRIYLGVHYPSDVIGGYLASGVYFTLGVWLFQWHKEYRAYTKRSNC, encoded by the coding sequence ATGATCCCAAAACTTAAGATTACGTTTGTCCTTATTCTCTGCATCCTCTCACTTATATGCTTCTCCTTAGTTGCTACCCTCATTCAGGGCCAACAGATCGCGCAATTCGATCACCACATGATTACTCTCATTCAAGGAATGGAATCGCCTGGACTCACCTTACTTATGAAAGTAATCACTTCCATTGGTTCAACCTCGATAGTGGTCACACTTGCCCTCTCTGCCATTCTTTTTCTTTATTTTGTTTTGCATCATCGCTATGAACTCATTTTCTTTATCTCCATAGTTGCAGGTACAGCCATTATTAATCATATCCTCAAATTATATTTTGTTCGTCAAAGACCCGACTTGCATAGACTTATACAAGAAACGGGCTACAGCTTTCCAAGCGGACATTCCATGGAAGCCTTCGCGCTTTACGCGTCTCTTGCTTTTCTTCTTTGGCGGCATCTCTCTACGAGAATTGGAAGAAGTATCGTCATCATACTCTGTGTCGTTATGATCATCCTTATTGGTATGAGTCGGATTTATCTTGGGGTTCATTACCCTAGTGATGTCATTGGCGGTTATTTGGCAAGCGGGGTCTATTTCACATTAGGAGTATGGCTTTTTCAATGGCACAAAGAATATCGAGCTTACACTAAGAGGTCAAATTGCTAA
- a CDS encoding DUF6886 family protein: protein MELYHFSHESDIEIFIPRVKANRTDMPPVVWAIDPEHAFTFYVPRNCPRIVYKRSASMSEEDEHKFFGVSSSDTVMVMENDWYSQISQTTMYRYTFAWEGFERFDETAGYFISQQTVRPLDMQPISHLLDQLMALNIEVRFTPRLTKLREAILASTLTDFGIHRFEHAKRL, encoded by the coding sequence ATGGAATTATATCATTTTAGCCATGAATCTGATATTGAGATATTCATCCCAAGAGTAAAGGCAAATCGTACGGATATGCCTCCGGTTGTATGGGCAATAGACCCTGAGCATGCTTTTACTTTTTACGTTCCACGCAATTGTCCGCGCATTGTTTACAAGAGGTCGGCATCGATGAGTGAAGAGGATGAGCATAAATTTTTTGGAGTAAGTTCCTCTGACACGGTCATGGTGATGGAGAACGATTGGTATTCACAGATCAGTCAGACGACCATGTATCGGTATACGTTTGCATGGGAAGGCTTTGAACGGTTTGACGAAACCGCTGGTTACTTCATTTCTCAGCAAACGGTCAGACCTTTAGACATGCAGCCCATTAGTCATTTATTAGATCAATTAATGGCATTAAATATTGAAGTGAGATTTACACCGAGATTAACTAAACTCAGAGAAGCCATTCTTGCTTCAACGCTCACTGATTTTGGCATTCATCGATTTGAACATGCGAAGCGGTTATAA
- the hisA gene encoding phosphoribosylformimino-5-aminoimidazole carboxamide ribotide isomerase yields the protein MKFRPCIDLHNGKVKQIVGETLSTEGKEIIENFVSSYDSTYYAAMFKRDHLLGGHVIMLGDGNKDEAVNALREYPSGLQIGGGIHAENAGYYLEQGASHVVVTSYIFRDGQLNMDNLKQIVAEVGKNNLVIDLSCKEKDGKWFVATNQWKQLSNFELNKENIRFLEQYCDEFLIHAVDVEGKQSGIQQSLVSTLADWVVIPTTYAGGARSFADIELFKELSSGKLDITIGSALDIFGGKLSYNGVVKYMNELI from the coding sequence GTGAAATTTAGACCTTGTATCGATTTACACAACGGTAAAGTTAAACAAATCGTAGGTGAGACATTAAGTACAGAGGGAAAGGAAATCATTGAAAATTTTGTTTCCTCGTATGACTCCACCTATTATGCCGCGATGTTCAAAAGGGATCATCTACTCGGAGGACATGTCATCATGCTCGGTGACGGGAATAAGGATGAAGCAGTGAACGCGCTGCGTGAGTATCCCAGCGGTTTGCAAATTGGCGGTGGTATTCATGCGGAGAATGCTGGCTATTATCTTGAGCAAGGTGCCTCACACGTCGTTGTGACCTCCTATATTTTCCGTGACGGGCAACTGAATATGGATAATCTGAAACAAATCGTAGCCGAGGTAGGAAAAAACAATTTGGTCATAGATCTCAGTTGTAAAGAGAAGGATGGCAAATGGTTCGTAGCTACAAACCAATGGAAGCAGCTGAGTAACTTTGAATTGAATAAAGAAAATATTCGGTTTCTAGAGCAATATTGTGATGAGTTTCTGATTCATGCTGTTGATGTAGAGGGCAAACAAAGCGGGATTCAGCAAAGCCTCGTCAGTACGTTAGCAGATTGGGTTGTCATTCCTACTACTTACGCAGGAGGGGCAAGATCCTTCGCGGATATTGAGCTATTCAAAGAATTATCCAGCGGAAAGCTTGATATCACCATTGGGAGTGCCTTAGACATTTTCGGTGGCAAGCTCTCTTATAATGGAGTTGTGAAATATATGAACGAGTTAATTTAG